The following DNA comes from Pirellulales bacterium.
AAATGGGCCCGCCGTCGCCCCACGGCGGCCGCGCTGGTTTGCGTCAGTGCGCTGGCCATCGTTTTGCTGGTAACCAGTACCACGTGGTATAGCGTGCGCATTTCGCGCGCCTTGGCCGCCACGAAGGCGAGCGAATCGCGCATGCGCGAGGTACTCTATTCCGCCGAGATCGCCCGCGCCCAACAGACGTGGAAGCGTCTCAACTCGGACGAGGCGGTCGAGATTCTCGCCGATCAGCTTCCCGAACCAGGTTATGCCGACCTCCGGGGATTCGGCTGGCGCTATCTGTGGGGGGTCACGCACGATCACGCCGGCGAGATGCTCGGCCACACGGGGGACGTCTACTGCGTGGCGGCCTCGCCCGACGGCAAGTATTGGGCTACCGCCGGCAAGGATCGCACGGCCCGCCTTTGGACGGCCGACGGGCGACCCCGGCACGTCTTGTGCGGCCATCTCGACGAAGTCGACTTCGTCTGCTTTGCCCCCGACTCGCGAACGCTCGCTTCCTCCGACGACACGGGCAGCGTTCGCCTGTGGCGGGTCGACAACGGCACGATGGTCCGGCAACTCGTCGGACACGAGAAACAGGTCAGCATGATGACCTTTGTCGCCGGCGGTACTGGGCTGGTCAGTGCCGGACACGACGGCACGATCCGTTCGTGGGATCTGGCCACCGGCGAGCTCATCTGGACACACGAGCTGGGCGATCTCCACATCCATTCGGTCGCGATTTCTCCGGATGGCAAGCGATTGGTCACCGCCAGCGAGGACGATTACGTCCGAGTGTGGGAGTACACTCCTTCGGGATTGAACTTGCAGTTGGAATTCAAGGCCGAGGTTGAAGCTCGCTGCGTCGATTTCGTCTCGGGGGGCAAAGAGTTGCTGTTGGGGCTCATCGACGGGCAACAGGTACTCTTCGATGCCGAGACCGGCCTGCCGATTCGGCGCTTGGGAACGCCGTTCACCGCTTCGGTGATGGCCCACGGCGTGGATCAGAGGCGCGGGTTGGTGGCCGTGGCCTCGGCGACCGGTTCGGCGCGACTCTGGGATGTGAAAAATCGCGCCTTGCTCCGCTCCTTTCAGGGCCAATCGGAACGCCTCTGGTCGGTGGCGCTGGCGCCCGATCGTCCTGTCCTGGCTGCCGCAAGTGCCGATGGGACCGTACGGCTGTGGCAATTCGACGAGCGGACCGGCGTGCCGCAGGCGCCCGGCCTGCAATGGAACGATACGGCGAAGACGTTGCCCCAGACCTTCGAACTGTCGCCCGATGGTTCTCTGACGGCCATCGGCGGGCGAAAAGGGGAACTCGCCCTCTATCAGACCAAGGATTGGCAATTCAAGGTCGAGTTGCCCCCGCATCAGGCGATGGTCGTCAACGCGTGCTTCAGCCACGACGGCCGATGGCTTGCCAGTATCGCGGTCGACGGCGGCGTGCGCGTGACCGAGCTGGCGACGGGCAAGCTCGTGCTCGATCGCCACTGGCCCGGCACGCCCCTGGTAGCCATGTTCGCGCGCGATCACCAATGGCTCGTCATCGGCGGCCTCGACGGCTGGCTCGAGGTGCTCGACACCGAGTACTGGGCACTGCAAAAGCGTCTCGTGACACCGGCGGCCGTTTTTCATCTGGCTTTGAGCAGGGATGGCAAGACGCTGGTCTCGCCGCGCGGATACATGCTCACCGGCTGGGATACCTCGACCTGGAAGCAGACGTTCCATCACGAGCAACCAGGGCACGTCTTCAACCATGCGACATTCACCCCGGATGGCCAGCTCCTGATCACGGGCGAGGCCCCGCGCACGATCGGGCTGCGCGATCCGCGGACCGGCGAGCTCCGCTCGGCGCTGACCGCCAACGACGACGTCGATTGCGTCGCGGTATCACCGGATAACTTGTCACTCGCTTGTATCGAATCCCGACGACGGACCGTCCGACTTTGGGATTTGCGCACCGGACACGAACTGGCCGTGTGCGACGCGCCTTCCGCCGCGCGCCTGGTGAAGGAGATTGCCTTCGCCCCGGATGGCACGGGGTTGTACGGCCTGGTGGGACGCAAGGCGATGCCGAATTACATCGTTCGTTGGCGGGCCGATCGTGTCGATGACGCGCTGCTGAAAGACGGCCAACGCAAACGCGTCCCTTGATGCACGTCCACCGCCGAGCCATCCGCCAGAAAGGCCGAGGCCGGCGGCTGCCGCAGCGCCTCGGCAAACGTGCTGCCATAAAGCGCCCGCGCGTCGCAATCGAACTCCCACTCGACGGCGGGTGCAATGCGCCACGCGGGGTGCCTGACTTCATACTCCATCGTGCCGCCGTCGCGCTGTACGGAATACCCCCAATAATGCTCGATGATGAACTCGTCGAGCGAGCCTGGCGCGGGATAGCCCCAGTTTTCCGGGTCGACTCCCACGCCCAGCCGGTCCCATCGACCTGCGCGGCGCCATTCGTAGATCATCTCGGTCGGCAGGCGATGACCTGCGGCCGCCGGTGCGAGTCGATGGCGCATCGCACGCGTTTCGTAGTTCTCGTTGTAGAACCAGCGTGCGACCTTGGCCACTGCCAGACGCGGCACAAGCTCTTTGACGAATACCACGCCCCGCCGACGCTGGCCTGACACCTCGCGCCAGACGTAGAAGCGGAGATTCACCTCCTCGAAGCGACGATGTCCCGGCACCGGCCAGCCGAACAATCGCGTGTCGAGAAACTGGAAGCCCACCATGCTGACAAAGCTGCGGCCCTCATAAGTATCGAGCTCGGTCCCGCGGGGGAGGAGATGGAGCAGCCGATCGGGGTCGATCTCGAAGTTCAACACGACCAGATGGCGCCACGCGGCGGTGAGAAAGATCGGCGTTTCCCCGGTCTCGAGTGCGTGCGGCGGGCTGCTGGCTGTGCATTCGATCGTGTCAGACATGGTCTCCCCCCGTCCCCTCGTTGGTCGCGAATCGGTGCCCGGTGCGTTCGATTTTGCCTCGGCGCGGCTCCATTCACCAAGCCTGTTTCAAGCCGCTCGGCTGCGATCGATGCTGGCAATACCAGCTAGCAGCCTGACGCGAGAGAGATCCGTTCTCTCGGCTGCCACCGCTAGCGGTTCTCTACTCTGCTAGCTGAACCGCACAAAACTCGTCTCGACAACAACTACCGAATGCGGGCATCATACGCGGCCTCATCCGGCGCCCCGCCCGCCGGGTGGTTGTTGAACTCGACGCGACCACCGCGCCGAGCGTGTGAAACGCAGGTCGCCTCGGTCGAGTCCCAGCCGAGTACCACACGATGATGCATCCCTGGAAACCGCTTTCCCTTGCCGTGCTGATCCTGACGTTCTGCGGATGTCAGGCCGGCGTACCGACGGCCTGCGACGTGCAGCCGGCCGATGCGCGGCTGGCTACGAACGAGGGAACTCACGACGAGATTCGCGAAGCCGTCCTGCGCCGCGTTCCGACCGGAACTTCGTATGACGATGCCAAGTCGGCGCTCGAGGCCGAAGGTTTCCGCTGCAGCTACCTGCGGCAACACAACGCGGTATTTCTCTACGCGCGGCCGACGGAAGAAGTCGTGTCCCTGACGAGCGAGCCCATCTCGCTGCTGCTGCCGCTGGTTCACCAGCGCGTGAGCGATGTGCAGGTGCTCGACCGCCCGCTCGACGGCACCGTGCCGGTGAATCCCATGAAGCCGCCCAAGGAAGCGGTCTCGTTGGGCAACTGAGATCCCGGCGCATCTTCGGCTTGACTGCCGTCAATCGGTCCCAGGTCTGGCCGGCGACACGACAGCCTCGGGGAAGTTCAGGTCGTCGTCACTCGCGCGGCGATTCTTCCCTTCGTGGCGGGCCGGAAGTGTCCCAGGGGGGCGGCGCGGCCATCGTCTTACGACTCCTGCTCCGGTAGGGGATGGCCTGCCAGATGTGTCTGGAGCGGTGTAACACGGCGTAGCTTGCCTGCGCTACGCTGACCTGGGGGAGTGTGCTGGCCGCACGAGAAT
Coding sequences within:
- a CDS encoding DUF2071 domain-containing protein, which translates into the protein MSDTIECTASSPPHALETGETPIFLTAAWRHLVVLNFEIDPDRLLHLLPRGTELDTYEGRSFVSMVGFQFLDTRLFGWPVPGHRRFEEVNLRFYVWREVSGQRRRGVVFVKELVPRLAVAKVARWFYNENYETRAMRHRLAPAAAGHRLPTEMIYEWRRAGRWDRLGVGVDPENWGYPAPGSLDEFIIEHYWGYSVQRDGGTMEYEVRHPAWRIAPAVEWEFDCDARALYGSTFAEALRQPPASAFLADGSAVDVHQGTRLRWPSFSSASSTRSARQRTM
- a CDS encoding protein kinase, translating into MADLRPPRDVDLPEPLAELFVDYDEALAAGHATPVTEAMDSATSSMLPEPLRGAVECLDLLDRERRRRHQDGSNNGDIDTASPRTDGSITADDAAPPADEQAPAASRFGRFEIVRELGHGGQAVVFLARDPALNRLVALKVPRPDVLMTPSMRRRFLREGKAAAQLSHPNIVTVFEAGELGPICYLTQAYSPGINLADWLREHPSAPPIIAAQIVAELADGIVHAHDRGVWHRDLKPSNVLLEPRRKHVESTPGVPSPEHEQLEFVPKLTDFGLAKVLEPDGDETATGAVIGTASYMAPEQANGAPNAVGPAVDIYGLGAVLYELLTGRAVFRGSTHGATLRLVLQNEPVPPRVVRPEVPRDLEAICLRCLEKMPAKRYPSPAMLAEDLRRFLRGEPTWVRPIRPRERVWKWARRRPTAAALVCVSALAIVLLVTSTTWYSVRISRALAATKASESRMREVLYSAEIARAQQTWKRLNSDEAVEILADQLPEPGYADLRGFGWRYLWGVTHDHAGEMLGHTGDVYCVAASPDGKYWATAGKDRTARLWTADGRPRHVLCGHLDEVDFVCFAPDSRTLASSDDTGSVRLWRVDNGTMVRQLVGHEKQVSMMTFVAGGTGLVSAGHDGTIRSWDLATGELIWTHELGDLHIHSVAISPDGKRLVTASEDDYVRVWEYTPSGLNLQLEFKAEVEARCVDFVSGGKELLLGLIDGQQVLFDAETGLPIRRLGTPFTASVMAHGVDQRRGLVAVASATGSARLWDVKNRALLRSFQGQSERLWSVALAPDRPVLAAASADGTVRLWQFDERTGVPQAPGLQWNDTAKTLPQTFELSPDGSLTAIGGRKGELALYQTKDWQFKVELPPHQAMVVNACFSHDGRWLASIAVDGGVRVTELATGKLVLDRHWPGTPLVAMFARDHQWLVIGGLDGWLEVLDTEYWALQKRLVTPAAVFHLALSRDGKTLVSPRGYMLTGWDTSTWKQTFHHEQPGHVFNHATFTPDGQLLITGEAPRTIGLRDPRTGELRSALTANDDVDCVAVSPDNLSLACIESRRRTVRLWDLRTGHELAVCDAPSAARLVKEIAFAPDGTGLYGLVGRKAMPNYIVRWRADRVDDALLKDGQRKRVP